In Gossypium arboreum isolate Shixiya-1 chromosome 6, ASM2569848v2, whole genome shotgun sequence, the following are encoded in one genomic region:
- the LOC108486176 gene encoding CRS2-associated factor 1, chloroplastic isoform X2 gives MALKLPISFPIFSPPSPNPYTNTNEPGHRPPTEIRFSHWNNANAEKFNQRRRAQQEIEDDIRRYRRFDSATKIATTVESSSSSTPKPTETYKSFGSPSSPSSPSIPGKKSKYSKPPNHPAFRKFSKAANPPPPSPLDKKPANVAIGEDGVSFVIDGAPFEFKYSYTETPKVKPVKLREPPYSPFGPTTMPRPWTGRAPLPPSKKKMKEFDSFVLPPPEKKGVKSIQKPGPYLPGTGPRYVQSREEILGEPLTAEEVKELVNSCLKSQRQLNMGRDGLTHNMLDNIHAHWKRRRVCKIKCKGVCTVDMNNICEQLEERTGGKVIFRRGGVLFLFRGRNYNYKTRPRFPLMLWKPVTPVYPRLIPRVPEGLTLQEATEMRKKGRKLMPIRKLAKNGVYADLVKNVREAFEECELVRISCQGIKGSDYKKIGAKLKELVPCVLISFEDEHILMWRGNNWKSSFSKPSSNSGIEKTNADRVSITGQLEGQELSLTYVQTAGIMEASQTTLDGMDYVGHESGSEVNTSGSAIADDIKSADAESETWTMTYGLEHILDNPGRANEGPSAMLMESHVGPMSPGSSQSHLESSVTDLINHDQLEIVAEASLDINRPARMSAPCTERVLHLMKQAVESGSAVILDDPTLDADGIYQRSVAFARSAPPGPVFRRQPRKMSIQKNKELEPGNLEVKEVTAVPHKRGNEKQASKPRRFKNIAEHHPEVVPKGSLRVDELAKLLA, from the exons ATGGCGCTGAAATTGCCTATCTCATTCCCTATTTTCTCGCCACCGTCGCCAAACCCTTATACTAACACTAACGAGCCCGGCCATCGACCGCCAACGGAGATCCGATTCTCCCACTGGAACAACGCCAACGCCGAGAAATTCAACCAACGCCGACGCGCCCAACAAGAAATCGAAGATGATATTCGCCGTTACCGCCGCTTCGATTCCGCCACCAAAATTGCCACCACCGTAGAATCCTCCTCTTCCTCCACACCAAAACCGACGGAAACCTACAAATCCTTTGGCTCCCCTTCCTCTCCCTCCAGTCCTTCAATTCCAGGCAAGAAATCCAAGTACTCCAAGCCCCCAAACCACCCAGCTTTTCGCAAATTCTCCAAAGCCGCAAATCCTCCGCCACCGTCTCCACTCGACAAGAAACCTGCAAATGTCGCCATCGGCGAGGACGGCGTATCGTTCGTCATCGACGGTGCACCGTTCGAGTTCAAATACAGTTACACTGAGACGCCAAAAGTGAAGCCGGTAAAGCTAAGGGAACCACCCTACTCGCCGTTTGGACCTACGACCATGCCTAGGCCGTGGACAGGCCGGGCTCCACTTCCGCCCAGTAAGAAAAAGATGAAGGAATTCGATTCTTTCGTATTGCCTCCGCCTGAAAAGAAAGGGGTGAAGTCCATACAGAAACCTGGTCCATATTTACCTGGGACCGGTCCAAGGTACGTCCAGTCGAGAGAGGAGATTTTGGGAGAGCCATTGACTGCAGAGGAGGTTAAGGAGCTAGTAAACAGTTGTTTGAAGTCACAACGACAGTTgaatatgg GTAGGGATGGTTTAACACACAACATGTTAGATAATATACACGCTCACTGGAAAAGACGAAGAGTTTGTAAGATTAAATGCAAGGGAGTTTGTACAGTCGATATGAACAATATTTGTGAGCAACTAGAG GAAAGAACAGGAGGGAAAGTTATTTTCAGAAGAGGGGGGGTTCTATTCCTTTTTCGAGGTAGAAATTACAATTACAAAACTCGTCCTCGCTTCCCTCTTATGCTGTGGAAACCTGTTACCCCTGTGTATCCACGGCTGATTCCACGTGTTCCTGAGGGTCTAACACTACAAGAAGCAACTGAAATGAGAAAGAAGGGGAGGAAATTAATGCCAATACGTAAACTTG CGAAGAACGGTGTGTATGCTGACCTTGTCAAAAATGTTAGGGAGGCATTTGAAGAGTGTGAACTTGTCCGGATTAGTTGTCAAGGGATTAAGGGAAGTGACTATAAGAAAATTGGTGCCAAATTAAAG GAGCTGGTCCCATGTGTGCTAATCTCATTTGAAGATGAGCACATACTAATGTGGCGAGGAAACAATTGGAAGTCGTCTTTCTCAAAACCATCATCAAATTCAGGCATAGAGAAAACCAATGCAGACAGAGTTTCCATTACTGGACAGTTGGAAGGACAAGAATTATCACTGACATATGTTCAAACAGCTG GTATAATGGAGGCTAGTCAAACAACATTAGATGGGATGGATTATGTCGGTCATGAGTCCGGAAGCGAAGTGAATACCTCTGGAAGTGCAATTGCTGATGATATCAAATCTGCTGATGCTGAATCTGAAACCTGGACCATGACCTATGGTCTTGAGCATATTTTGGATAATCCTGGCAGAGCAAATGAAGGGCCATCAGCGATGCTAATGGAAAGTCATGTTGGACCCATGAGTCCTGGAAGTAGTCAAAGCCATTTGGAGTCTTCTGTTACTGATTTGATCAATCATGACCAGCTGGAAATTGTTGCTGAAGCTTCACTAGATATTAATCGGCCAGCAAGAATGAGTGCACCTTGCACTGAGAGGGTTTTGCATCTGATGAAACAAGCTGTTGAGAGTGGGAGTGCAGTTATATTAGATGATCCTACTTTGGATGCTGACGGAATATATCAAAGATCGGTTGCCTTTGCCCGGTCTGCACCACCTGGGCCAGTTTTTAGGCGACAGCCTCGTAAAATGTCTATCCAAAAGAACAAAGAGCTAGAACCTGGGAATTTGGAAGTGAAGGAAGTCACAGCAGTTCCCCATAAGAGAGGAAATGAAAAGCAAGCTTCTAAACCTCGAAGATTTAAAAATATAGCTGAACATCATCCAGAAGTTGTACCGAAAGGAAGCCTGAGGGTTGACGAGCTTGCTAAGCTATTAGCTTAA
- the LOC108486177 gene encoding sugar transport protein 14 encodes MAGGGFGNEGGNLKRAHLYEYKITNYFIFACLVAATGGSLFGYDLGVSGGVTSMDDFLKEFFPKIYRRKQAHLHETDYCKYDNQLLTLFTSSLYFAGLVSTFGASYVTRNKGRRASILVGAVSFFLGGAINAGAVNITMLIIGRILLGAGIGFGNQAVPLYLSEMAPAKHRGAVNQLFQFTTCMGILIANLINYKTDKIHKWGWRLSLGLATVPATLMFVGGLALPETPNSLVEQGRLEEAKRVLVKVRGTPNVDAEFADLIEASDAARAIKHPFRNLLQRKNRPQLVLGALGIPAFQQLTGMNSILFYAPILFQTLGFGSGASLISSVLTSGMLVLATLVSMALVDRFGRRAFFLEAGFEMFCYMIAVAITLAFKFGEGETLPKAIGWFLVVIICLFVFAYGRSWGPLGWLVPSELFPLETRSAGQSMVVCVNLLFTALIAQCFLVSLCHLKYGIFLLFAGLIFIMSSFIFFLLPETKRVPIEEVYLLWKDHWFWKKYVEDDDEKDIKKPTT; translated from the exons ATGGCTGGTGGAGGGTTTGGTAATGAAGGAGGGAATTTGAAGAGAGCTCATCTCTATGAATACAAGATTACCAATTATTTTATATTTGCTTGCCTTGTTGCTGCTACAGGGGGATCTCTTTTTGGATATGATCTTGGTGTTTCTG GTGGAGTGACTTCCATGGATGATTTCTTGAAGGAATTCTTCCCAAAAATATATAGAAGGAAACAAGCACATCTTCATGAAACTGACTACTGCAAATATGACAACCAGCTCCTCACACTTTTTACGTCTTCACTCTACTTCGCAGGCCTTGTTTCTACATTTGGAGCCTCCTATGTTACTAGAAACAAAGGGCGTCGAGCCAGCATCCTTGTTGGTGCAGTCAGCTTCTTCCTAGGAGGAGCTATCAATGCAGGTGCGGTGAATATCACAATGTTGATAATAGGACGCATTCTTCTTGGTGCAGGCATTGGATTTGGAAACCAA GCAGTTCCCTTGTATCTTTCGGAGATGGCTCCGGCAAAGCATCGAGGAGCTGTGAACCAGCTGTTCCAATTCACAACCTGCATGGGAATCCTTATAGCAAACCTGATCAACTACAAAACAGATAAGATCCATAAATGGGGTTGGAGATTATCTCTAGGCTTAGCTACAGTCCCAGCAACACTGATGTTTGTCGGTGGCCTTGCCCTACCAGAGACCCCTAACAGTCTCGTAGAACAAGGAAGACTAGAAGAGGCAAAAAGGGTGTTGGTAAAAGTTCGAGGTACCCCCAATGTTGATGCTGAATTTGCCGACCTTATCGAGGCCAGCGATGCAGCACGGGCCATAAAGCACCCATTCAGGAACCTTCTGCAGAGGAAGAATCGTCCCCAGTTGGTATTAGGGGCTTTGGGGATCCCAGCTTTCCAACAGCTCACCGGCATGAACTCCATTCTCTTCTATGCTCCTATCCTGTTCCAGACCTTGGGGTTTGGCTCAGGGGCATCCCTAATATCCTCTGTCTTAACTAGTGGAATGCTTGTTCTTGCTACACTAGTATCAATGGCTTTAGTGGACAGATTTGGTAGGAGAGCATTCTTTTTGGAAGCTGGTTTCGAGATGTTCTGCTACATG ATTGCTGTAGCCATAACTCTGGCCTTTAAGTTTGGAGAAGGAGAAACTCTTCCAAAAGCCATTGGTTGGTTCCTTGTGGTTATCATCTGTTTATTCGTCTTTGCTTATGGAAGGTCTTGGGGTCCTCTCGGGTGGCTAGTTCCTAGTGAGCTGTTCCCGTTGGAGACTAGGTCAGCTGGCCAAAGCATGGTGGTCTGTGTCAACCTTCTCTTCACAGCTTTGATAGCACAATGCTTCTTGGTCTCACTTTGTCATCTCAAGTATGGAATTTTCTTGCTTTTTGCTGGCTTGATATTCATAATGAGCAGCTTTATTTTCTTCCTCTTGCCGGAAACTAAGAGAGTTCCGATCGAGGAAGTCTATCTTCTCTGGAAGGATCATTGGTTCTGGAAGAAATATGTTGAAGATGATGACGAGAAGGATATCAAAAAGCCAACCACGTAA
- the LOC108486176 gene encoding CRS2-associated factor 1, chloroplastic isoform X1 has protein sequence MALKLPISFPIFSPPSPNPYTNTNEPGHRPPTEIRFSHWNNANAEKFNQRRRAQQEIEDDIRRYRRFDSATKIATTVESSSSSTPKPTETYKSFGSPSSPSSPSIPGKKSKYSKPPNHPAFRKFSKAANPPPPSPLDKKPANVAIGEDGVSFVIDGAPFEFKYSYTETPKVKPVKLREPPYSPFGPTTMPRPWTGRAPLPPSKKKMKEFDSFVLPPPEKKGVKSIQKPGPYLPGTGPRYVQSREEILGEPLTAEEVKELVNSCLKSQRQLNMGRDGLTHNMLDNIHAHWKRRRVCKIKCKGVCTVDMNNICEQLEERTGGKVIFRRGGVLFLFRGRNYNYKTRPRFPLMLWKPVTPVYPRLIPRVPEGLTLQEATEMRKKGRKLMPIRKLAKNGVYADLVKNVREAFEECELVRISCQGIKGSDYKKIGAKLKELVPCVLISFEDEHILMWRGNNWKSSFSKPSSNSGIEKTNADRVSITGQLEGQELSLTYVQTAGTGSPLSSSQDNSIEQRESVENDQKNVSPTAKSGIMEASQTTLDGMDYVGHESGSEVNTSGSAIADDIKSADAESETWTMTYGLEHILDNPGRANEGPSAMLMESHVGPMSPGSSQSHLESSVTDLINHDQLEIVAEASLDINRPARMSAPCTERVLHLMKQAVESGSAVILDDPTLDADGIYQRSVAFARSAPPGPVFRRQPRKMSIQKNKELEPGNLEVKEVTAVPHKRGNEKQASKPRRFKNIAEHHPEVVPKGSLRVDELAKLLA, from the exons ATGGCGCTGAAATTGCCTATCTCATTCCCTATTTTCTCGCCACCGTCGCCAAACCCTTATACTAACACTAACGAGCCCGGCCATCGACCGCCAACGGAGATCCGATTCTCCCACTGGAACAACGCCAACGCCGAGAAATTCAACCAACGCCGACGCGCCCAACAAGAAATCGAAGATGATATTCGCCGTTACCGCCGCTTCGATTCCGCCACCAAAATTGCCACCACCGTAGAATCCTCCTCTTCCTCCACACCAAAACCGACGGAAACCTACAAATCCTTTGGCTCCCCTTCCTCTCCCTCCAGTCCTTCAATTCCAGGCAAGAAATCCAAGTACTCCAAGCCCCCAAACCACCCAGCTTTTCGCAAATTCTCCAAAGCCGCAAATCCTCCGCCACCGTCTCCACTCGACAAGAAACCTGCAAATGTCGCCATCGGCGAGGACGGCGTATCGTTCGTCATCGACGGTGCACCGTTCGAGTTCAAATACAGTTACACTGAGACGCCAAAAGTGAAGCCGGTAAAGCTAAGGGAACCACCCTACTCGCCGTTTGGACCTACGACCATGCCTAGGCCGTGGACAGGCCGGGCTCCACTTCCGCCCAGTAAGAAAAAGATGAAGGAATTCGATTCTTTCGTATTGCCTCCGCCTGAAAAGAAAGGGGTGAAGTCCATACAGAAACCTGGTCCATATTTACCTGGGACCGGTCCAAGGTACGTCCAGTCGAGAGAGGAGATTTTGGGAGAGCCATTGACTGCAGAGGAGGTTAAGGAGCTAGTAAACAGTTGTTTGAAGTCACAACGACAGTTgaatatgg GTAGGGATGGTTTAACACACAACATGTTAGATAATATACACGCTCACTGGAAAAGACGAAGAGTTTGTAAGATTAAATGCAAGGGAGTTTGTACAGTCGATATGAACAATATTTGTGAGCAACTAGAG GAAAGAACAGGAGGGAAAGTTATTTTCAGAAGAGGGGGGGTTCTATTCCTTTTTCGAGGTAGAAATTACAATTACAAAACTCGTCCTCGCTTCCCTCTTATGCTGTGGAAACCTGTTACCCCTGTGTATCCACGGCTGATTCCACGTGTTCCTGAGGGTCTAACACTACAAGAAGCAACTGAAATGAGAAAGAAGGGGAGGAAATTAATGCCAATACGTAAACTTG CGAAGAACGGTGTGTATGCTGACCTTGTCAAAAATGTTAGGGAGGCATTTGAAGAGTGTGAACTTGTCCGGATTAGTTGTCAAGGGATTAAGGGAAGTGACTATAAGAAAATTGGTGCCAAATTAAAG GAGCTGGTCCCATGTGTGCTAATCTCATTTGAAGATGAGCACATACTAATGTGGCGAGGAAACAATTGGAAGTCGTCTTTCTCAAAACCATCATCAAATTCAGGCATAGAGAAAACCAATGCAGACAGAGTTTCCATTACTGGACAGTTGGAAGGACAAGAATTATCACTGACATATGTTCAAACAGCTGGTACAGGCTCACCTCTCAGTAGTTCTCAAGATAATAGCATTGAGCAAAGGGAATCTGTTGAAAATGACCAGAAAAATGTATCTCCCACTGCAAAATCAGGTATAATGGAGGCTAGTCAAACAACATTAGATGGGATGGATTATGTCGGTCATGAGTCCGGAAGCGAAGTGAATACCTCTGGAAGTGCAATTGCTGATGATATCAAATCTGCTGATGCTGAATCTGAAACCTGGACCATGACCTATGGTCTTGAGCATATTTTGGATAATCCTGGCAGAGCAAATGAAGGGCCATCAGCGATGCTAATGGAAAGTCATGTTGGACCCATGAGTCCTGGAAGTAGTCAAAGCCATTTGGAGTCTTCTGTTACTGATTTGATCAATCATGACCAGCTGGAAATTGTTGCTGAAGCTTCACTAGATATTAATCGGCCAGCAAGAATGAGTGCACCTTGCACTGAGAGGGTTTTGCATCTGATGAAACAAGCTGTTGAGAGTGGGAGTGCAGTTATATTAGATGATCCTACTTTGGATGCTGACGGAATATATCAAAGATCGGTTGCCTTTGCCCGGTCTGCACCACCTGGGCCAGTTTTTAGGCGACAGCCTCGTAAAATGTCTATCCAAAAGAACAAAGAGCTAGAACCTGGGAATTTGGAAGTGAAGGAAGTCACAGCAGTTCCCCATAAGAGAGGAAATGAAAAGCAAGCTTCTAAACCTCGAAGATTTAAAAATATAGCTGAACATCATCCAGAAGTTGTACCGAAAGGAAGCCTGAGGGTTGACGAGCTTGCTAAGCTATTAGCTTAA